The proteins below come from a single Eucalyptus grandis isolate ANBG69807.140 chromosome 3, ASM1654582v1, whole genome shotgun sequence genomic window:
- the LOC104437826 gene encoding LOW QUALITY PROTEIN: far upstream element-binding protein 1 (The sequence of the model RefSeq protein was modified relative to this genomic sequence to represent the inferred CDS: deleted 2 bases in 1 codon), with product MADEAQYSSDAGINKRKYEEQTGLSPPPPRRPTGFSSGPIPSASPPDSGGAAPLSYKSVPPPPPPTTQAQVQNAKQRAQEIASRLLFNASAGVAAAAAAAAAGGGGGGSGFDVKRARVENGSGFDSIEKDGKPMMSTPSAIPVSYSYGQGTSKKIDIPNGRVGVIIGKAGETIKYLQLQSGAKIQVTRDMDADPNSPTRPVELMGTPEQIAKAEQLINDVLAEAEAGGSGIISKRVTGPTGSADQFVMKIPNNKVGLVIGKGGETIKNMQARTGARIQVVPLHLPPGDPAIDRNLYIDGTSEQIEAAKQLVNEVISENRMRNSSMSGGYPQQGYQARPPASWAPPGPPQMQQPGYGYAQPGMYPGAPPQYNMAQPQYGGYPPQPTSGGYPSSWDQSAVPPSQQTAQGGGYDYYGQQPPTQQQQTPSGPTGGADSSGYNYNQPPATSYPQQGQGYAQDGYGGYQAPQPGYGQPPPYDQQQGYNTAAGYGTNPAQEGHTPSYGAQGDTAQAPPPVQPSTAGQPGYGASQPPNPTLAGYPPQGTGQAGYGMPPTSQAGYGNQSAAYAAGYGQPQAQKPPANAPAYGGAQQSPSTPGGYSQAPSGQPGYPQSQPPSSGYSQPDAAAAQRGPPSGYGVPPYGAAPATQPGYGQQPPTYNSYSGGYPQPPAYAADVGAGGGGVQGAQQSSSAKTSPQS from the exons ATGGCGGACGAAGCTCAGTACTCCTCCGATGCGGGCATCAACAAGCGCAAGTACGAGGAGCAGACCGGCCTCTCCCCGCCCCCTCCCCGCCGGCCGACCGGATTCTCCTCCGGCCCGATCCCCTCCGCCTCGCCGCCCGACTCCGGCGGCGCCGCCCCGCTCTCCTACAAGAGCGTCCCGCCTCCCCCTCCGCCGACGACG CAGGCGCAGGTCCAGAACGCGAAGCAGCGCGCCCAGGAGATCGCCTCCCGCCTCCTGTTCAACGCCAGCGCCGGGGTGGCTGCGGCCGCGGCAGccgcggcggccggcggcggcggcggcggcagcggatTCGACGTGAAGCGCGCTAGGGTTGAGAACGGGAGTGGATTTGATTCCATCGAGAAAG ATGGGAAGCCCATGATGAGTACACCATCAGCGATTCCTGTTTCATATAGCTATGGCCAGGGGACAAGCAAAAAGATTGATATTCCTAACGGCAGAGTCGGAGTAATTATTGGTAAAGCTGGTGAGACCATCAAGTATCTTCAGCTCCAGTCTGGGGCTAAAATTCAGGTCACTCGTGACATGGATGCGGATCCCAATTCACCGACTAGGCCGGTAGAACTAATGGGTACACCTGAACAAATTGCCAAGGCTGAACAATTGATAAACGATGTTCTTGCTGAG GCTGAAGCAGGGGGCTCAGGCATAATCTCTAAAAGAGTAACTGGTCCAACTGGATCTGCTGATCAATTTGTGATGAAGATACCAAATAACAAG GTTGGATTAGTTATTGGCAAAGGTGGCGAGACAATTAAAAACATGCAAGCCAGGACTGGTGCTCGTATTCAG GTTGTACCCTTACACCTTCCACCTGGTGATCCAGCAATTGACAGGAATTTGTATATTGATGGCACAAGTGAACAGATTGAGGCTGCAAAACAATTGGTTAATGAAGTTATTAGTGAG AATCGTATGAGAAATTCCTCAATGTCTGGAGGATACCCTCAGCAGGGTTACCAGGCGAGACCTCCTGCAAGCTGGGCTCCCCCTGGGCCGCCACAAATGCAGCAACCTGGTTATGGCTATGCACAACCTGGAATGTATCCAGGCGCTCCACCCCAATATAACATGGCTCAGCCACAATATGGAGGTTATCCTCCACAACCGACTTCTGGTGGATATCCCTCGAGCTGGGATCAGTCTGCAGTCCCACCATCTCAGCAGACTGCACAGGGTGGTGGTTATGATTACTATGGCCAGCAGCCTCCAACACAGCAACAGCAGACCCCAAGTGGTCCTACAGGAGGGGCAGATAGCTCGGGTTACAATTACAACCAGCCGCCAGCTACTTCCTATCCACAGCAAGGGCAAGGATATGCACAGGATGGATATGGTGGTTATCAGGCACCTCAGCCTGGTTATGGTCAGCCTCCTCCTTATGATCAGCAACAAGGTTACAACACTGCTGCTGGCTATGGCACAAATCCAGCGCAAGAAGGGCATACTCCTTCCTATGGAGCTCAAGGGGATACTGCTCAGGCACCACCACCGGTCCAGCCTTCAACTGCCGGTCAGCCAGGATACGGTGCCAGTCAGCCACCAAACCCAACCCTTGCTGGCTATCCTCCCCAGGGAACTGGTCAAGCAGGTTATGGCATGCCCCCGACTTCTCAAGCTGGCTATGGCAACCAATCGGCTGCGTATGCAGCGGGCTATGGACAACCCCAAGCCCAGAAGCCACCTGCTAATGCTCCGGCTTATGGAGGAGCTCAACAGTCTCCAAGCACACCAGGAGGCTATAGTCAGGCCCCTAGTGGGCAGCCAGGCTATCCCCAGTCTCAGCCACCATCGTCAGGTTACTCTCAGCCTGATGCTGCTGCTGCCCAACGTGGTCCCCCTTCAGGATATGGAGTCCCACCTTATGGTGCAGCGCCTGCAACTCAGCCGGGCTATGGGCAGCAGCCACCAACATATAACAGCTACAGTGGTGGTTATCCGCAGCCTCCTGCTTATGCTGCTGATGTTGGTGCCGGGGGTGGTGGTGTGCAGGGTGCTCAACAGAGCTCGTCTGCGAAAACGTCGCCCCAGAGTTGA